One genomic segment of Candidatus Omnitrophota bacterium includes these proteins:
- the thiG gene encoding thiazole synthase (functions in thiamine (vitamin B1) biosynthesis; in Bacillus subtilis this enzyme catalyzes the formation of thiazole from dehydroxyglycine and 1-deoxy-D-xylulose-5-phosphate and ThiS-thiocarboxylate): MGDPLVIAGKTFESRLLLGTGKWTSTEVMVQALRASGTEMVTVAVRRVDLQDRSGESILGALVKEGYDILPNTAGCYNCEEAVRYARLGREAVGTDWVKLEVIGDQKTL, encoded by the coding sequence ATGGGCGATCCCTTAGTGATTGCAGGAAAGACATTTGAGTCCCGGCTCCTCCTGGGCACGGGCAAGTGGACCAGCACTGAGGTCATGGTGCAGGCCTTGCGCGCCTCGGGCACGGAGATGGTGACCGTAGCTGTGCGCCGCGTTGACCTGCAGGACCGCTCCGGTGAGTCCATCCTGGGCGCTCTGGTTAAGGAGGGCTACGATATTCTCCCCAACACGGCGGGTTGCTATAACTGCGAAGAGGCGGTGCGCTACGCGCGTCTGGGCCGGGAGGCGGTGGGCACGGATTGGGTGAAGCTGGAAGTTATCGGCGACCAGAAGACTCT